One Fundidesulfovibrio terrae genomic window carries:
- a CDS encoding B12-binding domain-containing radical SAM protein: MTDVLLVNSSFAYGKVGRGIQFYPPIGLNYLAASLRLKGMTPKIVDLGIEPFTVEDVAEIIAKENIPLVGFSSNSTQIHNTMRFVCGLRERFGKNLTIALGGFHISNDPTFLERYPQIDIGVIGDGDITFTQLAQRVLGGEKVRGTFTGEMIPSLDDIPFPAYDLTPLERYKQAGLQYYPLLGTRGCPFNCVFCSRAPMSRKVRFRSAENLLEEMKRGYDVFEGRYGFLDESFTLREKNVIAFCEGLIKWGKPVRWTAGGIRLDQINPDVIDIMWKAGCRDFFVGVETGSERVRKEIVGKRISDKQIFESFKILDRHPFEVEASFVLGHPTETEEELAQTCFFPAKLKSMGIKCLTQVGFKLAVPMPGSRLWTIAKREGKIPEDFIDRYINFEYGEDFFSGWPKYYPDGISKEKVLELKKKGYMKYYLRPGYIFSRIRRDLANPKYLLEDLREFISMLRKGHSTVSLTE, from the coding sequence ATGACCGACGTCCTGCTTGTCAACTCTTCGTTCGCCTACGGGAAGGTGGGCCGGGGCATCCAATTCTACCCGCCCATCGGCCTCAACTACCTGGCCGCGTCCCTGCGCCTGAAGGGCATGACCCCCAAGATCGTGGACCTCGGCATCGAGCCGTTCACGGTGGAGGACGTCGCCGAGATCATTGCCAAGGAAAATATCCCCCTGGTGGGGTTCTCCTCCAATTCCACACAGATACACAACACCATGCGCTTCGTGTGCGGGCTGCGCGAGCGCTTCGGCAAGAACCTGACCATCGCCCTGGGCGGGTTCCACATCAGCAACGACCCGACTTTCCTCGAACGCTATCCCCAGATCGACATCGGGGTCATCGGCGACGGGGACATCACCTTCACCCAGCTGGCCCAGAGAGTGCTCGGCGGGGAGAAGGTGCGGGGGACATTCACGGGCGAAATGATCCCAAGCCTGGACGACATCCCCTTCCCGGCCTACGACCTCACCCCCCTGGAGCGCTACAAGCAGGCAGGGCTGCAATACTACCCCCTGCTCGGCACCAGGGGATGCCCCTTCAACTGCGTCTTCTGCTCGCGCGCGCCCATGTCGCGCAAGGTGCGCTTCCGCTCCGCGGAAAACCTGCTGGAGGAGATGAAGCGCGGCTACGACGTCTTCGAAGGGCGTTACGGATTCCTGGACGAGAGCTTCACCCTGCGCGAAAAGAACGTTATCGCCTTCTGCGAGGGGCTCATCAAGTGGGGTAAGCCCGTGCGTTGGACGGCGGGCGGCATCCGCCTGGACCAGATCAACCCCGACGTGATCGACATCATGTGGAAGGCCGGGTGCAGGGACTTTTTCGTCGGCGTGGAAACGGGCAGCGAACGGGTCCGCAAGGAGATCGTGGGCAAGAGGATCAGCGACAAGCAGATCTTCGAGTCCTTCAAGATCCTGGACCGACATCCCTTCGAGGTGGAGGCGTCCTTCGTCCTGGGCCATCCCACCGAGACCGAGGAAGAGCTGGCCCAGACGTGCTTCTTCCCCGCCAAGCTCAAGAGCATGGGCATCAAATGCCTCACCCAGGTGGGCTTCAAGCTGGCCGTTCCCATGCCCGGCTCCAGGCTCTGGACCATCGCCAAGCGCGAGGGCAAAATCCCCGAGGACTTCATCGATCGCTACATCAACTTCGAGTATGGGGAAGACTTCTTTTCAGGATGGCCCAAATATTATCCAGATGGCATTTCGAAGGAAAAAGTCCTGGAGCTCAAGAAGAAAGGCTACATGAAATACTACCTGCGCCCAGGGTACATCTTCAGCCGCATCAGGCGTGATCTGGCCAACCCCAAGTATCTCCTTGAAGACCTGCGCGAATTCATCAGCATGCTCCGCAAGGGCCACTCCACAGTGAGCCTCACCGAGTAA
- a CDS encoding glycosyltransferase: MVKRLDSVFIATCSDILDESGERIRHNSPAWPMLDYFSKRCRTVTLLELSVPRPGMVCRPQLTRFVDGKKVSFRTWGPLATRPFSVEEGEAGPRTYMRLKIRDLMACLWAATCPPRRHDLFIGVESLLAICGGWLKKLGLVRESVYYISDWSPWKFKNKTLNKIYIEMDRMACLLSGHIWNYTYAIEGARRDILKFDDSRFGRQHWVPFGFIPDGVSIPPDDAVDLNRLVFCGGIGPENGLDVIIEAMPRIRESLPHIRLDVLGDGPDLPGLKARATALGLDDAVAWHGFVSDRRRILDAQLGAALALAPYAPLTTSVKRFGDVIKIREAIGCGLPIITTEVPPSHVEVRDKNLGRVIEYSPGALAQAVTDLLSDREAYFAVRKNVVAASRENLWENIYGRTLSAMGYSPAALDRPANQRLGSFE, translated from the coding sequence ATGGTCAAGAGACTCGATTCGGTCTTCATCGCCACCTGCTCGGACATCCTGGACGAGTCCGGCGAGCGCATCCGGCACAACAGCCCGGCCTGGCCCATGCTGGACTATTTCTCCAAGCGCTGCCGGACGGTTACGCTGCTGGAACTCTCCGTGCCCCGCCCCGGCATGGTCTGCCGGCCGCAGCTCACCCGTTTCGTCGATGGGAAAAAGGTGTCGTTTCGCACCTGGGGCCCTCTGGCCACCCGGCCATTCTCGGTGGAGGAAGGCGAAGCCGGGCCGCGCACCTACATGCGCCTGAAGATCCGGGACCTCATGGCCTGCCTCTGGGCCGCCACCTGCCCCCCGCGTCGCCACGACCTGTTCATCGGGGTGGAGTCGCTCCTGGCCATCTGCGGGGGCTGGCTCAAGAAACTGGGCCTTGTCCGCGAGAGCGTCTACTACATCTCCGACTGGTCCCCCTGGAAGTTCAAGAACAAGACCCTCAATAAAATCTACATCGAGATGGACCGCATGGCCTGCCTCTTGAGCGGCCACATCTGGAACTACACCTACGCCATAGAAGGCGCCCGCCGCGACATCCTGAAATTTGACGACTCCCGCTTCGGCCGCCAGCACTGGGTGCCCTTCGGCTTCATCCCGGACGGGGTGTCCATCCCGCCCGACGACGCGGTGGACCTGAACCGCCTGGTGTTCTGCGGGGGCATCGGCCCGGAAAACGGGTTGGACGTCATTATCGAGGCCATGCCCCGCATCCGGGAGAGCCTGCCGCACATCCGCCTGGACGTGCTCGGCGACGGGCCGGACCTGCCCGGGCTCAAGGCCCGCGCCACCGCCCTCGGCCTGGACGACGCGGTCGCCTGGCACGGGTTCGTGTCCGACCGGCGGCGCATCCTGGACGCCCAGTTGGGCGCGGCCCTGGCCCTGGCCCCCTACGCGCCGCTTACGACCAGCGTGAAGCGCTTCGGCGACGTGATCAAGATCCGCGAGGCCATCGGCTGCGGCCTGCCCATCATCACTACGGAGGTGCCCCCCTCCCACGTGGAGGTCCGGGACAAGAACCTGGGACGGGTCATCGAGTACTCCCCCGGGGCGTTGGCCCAGGCCGTGACCGACCTGCTGTCGGACCGGGAGGCCTATTTCGCGGTGCGCAAAAATGTGGTCGCCGCCTCTCGCGAGAACCTGTGGGAGAACATCTACGGCCGGACGCTTTCGGCCATGGGGTATTCCCCGGCCGCCCTTGACCGCCCTGCAAATCAAAGGCTAGGCTCCTTCGAATGA
- a CDS encoding class I SAM-dependent methyltransferase — MTSTPVSDAACPVCRSAQANEYHADATVRLVRCGDCGLKYQNPFPTMEALSALYASQDYYDGQYFPAQFAERKAMFAHRLAALEKLTGGPGRVLEVGCGRGQFLEAAIERGWKASGQEFAEGTVEVLKKIVPLAELAFGVFPRECPFPAGSFDLVHLNHVLEHFFDPMEALRRVWELLKPGGVLYCEVPRQSSLQTTLSNLIGRKDFAVHFFLEHICYFDRRSMTRALESSGFTPLSIRIEGMGDPHRFVRGVHYTSAWTHLLALVVGGLKLQGPLGGGNLVAIARKEGSQ; from the coding sequence ATGACCTCCACGCCCGTATCTGACGCCGCCTGCCCCGTCTGCCGCTCAGCTCAGGCCAACGAGTACCACGCCGACGCCACCGTGCGGCTCGTGCGCTGCGGAGATTGCGGGCTCAAATACCAGAATCCCTTCCCCACCATGGAGGCGCTAAGCGCCCTCTACGCTTCCCAGGACTACTACGACGGCCAGTATTTTCCGGCCCAGTTCGCCGAACGCAAAGCCATGTTTGCCCACAGGCTGGCCGCGCTCGAAAAGTTGACCGGCGGCCCCGGCAGGGTGCTGGAGGTCGGCTGCGGGCGGGGGCAATTCCTGGAGGCCGCCATCGAACGCGGCTGGAAAGCCAGTGGCCAGGAATTCGCCGAAGGTACCGTGGAGGTCCTGAAAAAGATCGTGCCCCTGGCCGAGCTGGCGTTCGGCGTTTTTCCCAGAGAATGCCCTTTCCCGGCCGGATCCTTCGACCTTGTCCATCTCAACCACGTGCTGGAGCATTTCTTCGACCCCATGGAAGCATTGCGCCGCGTGTGGGAGCTCCTGAAACCCGGTGGAGTTCTCTACTGCGAGGTCCCCAGGCAATCCTCGCTCCAGACTACGCTTTCGAATCTCATCGGCCGCAAGGATTTCGCCGTCCATTTCTTCCTGGAGCACATCTGCTACTTTGACAGGCGCTCCATGACACGGGCTCTCGAGTCCTCCGGCTTCACGCCCCTGTCCATCCGCATCGAAGGCATGGGCGACCCGCACCGCTTCGTCCGGGGCGTGCACTACACCTCCGCCTGGACTCACCTGCTGGCCCTGGTTGTAGGGGGGCTCAAACTGCAAGGCCCCCTGGGCGGAGGGAACCTGGTGGCCATCGCCCGCAAGGAAGGCAGCCAATGA
- a CDS encoding glycosyltransferase family 4 protein — protein MTSFRKTAAQNVPEGFDLDNHPKVAIIVETTIPPVSRANLRMYWLAREIISQKKALVNMIAPSRDLPSRRSYFIEWIWMNQFPGFGKALYGAFRLPVRLWHFLASIISIVVLEMWYRRAGARGFCAIHAWNPLAGMAAVVAGVIIRRPVFLDFTDFYSDIARTDMPLLSKPLVWLENLVLSRARRVFVVSDVMREHLVANKGLPPDKVIVVPDGTDAETFRPGLDGAAVRRKLGLSEEIPLIIFHGDIKHDDGVDVLLHVLAKVAKVRPDVRLLVLGGGGPYFETVIKPLIDELGLAGNIVSPGWIPHQEVPAYLNACDIGAMTLRATLNHDNYLSFKLFEYWGCGLPVVVTKLKAIGRIVKDGENGLVCPSEDVDAYTNAFLRLIEDRELARRLGAAGRELVEREFDWRQIMKKEVAHYTESVLDLASR, from the coding sequence ATGACCTCATTCCGCAAAACCGCCGCCCAAAACGTCCCCGAAGGCTTCGACCTGGACAACCACCCCAAGGTGGCCATCATCGTGGAGACCACCATCCCCCCGGTGTCCAGGGCCAACCTGCGCATGTACTGGCTGGCCAGGGAGATCATCTCCCAGAAGAAGGCCCTGGTGAACATGATCGCCCCCAGCCGGGACCTCCCTTCGCGCCGCTCCTATTTCATCGAATGGATCTGGATGAACCAGTTCCCGGGCTTCGGCAAGGCGCTCTACGGGGCGTTCCGCCTGCCCGTGCGCCTCTGGCATTTCCTGGCCTCCATCATCTCCATCGTGGTGCTCGAGATGTGGTATCGCCGGGCCGGGGCGCGCGGCTTCTGCGCCATCCACGCCTGGAATCCCCTGGCCGGCATGGCCGCCGTGGTGGCGGGCGTCATCATTCGCCGCCCGGTGTTCCTGGATTTCACCGACTTCTATTCCGACATCGCCCGCACGGACATGCCTCTTCTCTCGAAGCCTCTGGTGTGGCTCGAGAACCTGGTCTTGTCCCGGGCCAGGCGCGTGTTCGTGGTCAGCGACGTAATGCGCGAGCACCTGGTGGCCAACAAGGGCTTGCCGCCGGACAAGGTGATCGTGGTGCCCGACGGCACCGACGCCGAGACGTTCAGGCCGGGCCTTGACGGCGCGGCTGTGCGCCGCAAGCTCGGCCTCTCGGAGGAGATCCCGCTCATCATCTTCCATGGCGACATCAAGCACGACGACGGCGTGGACGTTTTGCTGCACGTGCTGGCCAAGGTGGCCAAGGTCCGCCCGGACGTGCGCCTGCTCGTTCTGGGCGGGGGCGGCCCCTACTTCGAGACCGTCATCAAGCCCCTCATCGACGAACTGGGGCTTGCGGGCAACATCGTCTCCCCCGGCTGGATTCCCCACCAGGAGGTCCCGGCCTACCTGAACGCCTGCGACATCGGGGCCATGACCCTGCGCGCCACCCTGAACCACGACAACTACCTGTCCTTCAAGCTCTTCGAGTACTGGGGCTGCGGGCTGCCCGTGGTGGTGACGAAGCTCAAGGCCATCGGCCGCATCGTCAAGGACGGCGAGAACGGGCTGGTCTGCCCCTCCGAGGACGTGGACGCCTATACGAATGCATTCCTGCGCCTCATCGAGGACCGCGAGCTGGCCCGACGCCTGGGCGCGGCCGGACGCGAACTCGTGGAACGCGAATTCGACTGGCGCCAGATCATGAAAAAGGAAGTCGCCCACTATACCGAGAGCGTCCTCGATCTCGCGAGCCGCTGA